A window of Cellulomonas fimi contains these coding sequences:
- a CDS encoding SMI1/KNR4 family protein produces MLDHCAPALTAADLDAVEDSLGLTLPRDVREHYLRWNGGTPRATCWVVDDAVVVDVAAFLPVRYGDGTRYGVNGFGNFVAGLVPADD; encoded by the coding sequence GTGCTCGATCACTGCGCTCCGGCACTGACGGCCGCCGATCTCGACGCCGTCGAGGACTCGCTCGGCCTCACGCTCCCGCGCGACGTGCGGGAGCACTACCTGCGCTGGAACGGCGGCACGCCGCGGGCGACGTGCTGGGTGGTGGACGACGCGGTCGTGGTCGACGTCGCGGCCTTCCTGCCGGTCCGGTACGGCGACGGCACCCGCTACGGGGTCAACGGGTTCGGGAACTTCGTCGCGGGTCTCGTGCCGGCAGACGACTGA